Proteins encoded together in one Gallus gallus isolate bGalGal1 chromosome 18, bGalGal1.mat.broiler.GRCg7b, whole genome shotgun sequence window:
- the SRSF2 gene encoding serine/arginine-rich splicing factor 2 — MSYGRPPPDVEGMTSLKVDNLTYRTSPDTLRRVFEKYGRVGDVYIPRDRYTKESRGFAFVRFHDKRDAEDAMDAMDGAVLDGRELRVQMARYGRPPDSHHSRRGPPPRRYGSSGYGRRSRSPRRRRRSRSRSRSRSRSRSRSRYSRSKSRSRTRSRSRSTSKSRSARRSKSKSSSVSRSRSRSRSRSRSRSPPPTSKRESNSRSRSKSPPKSPEEEGAVSS; from the exons ATGAGCTACGGGCGCCCTCCGCCAGACGTGGAGGGCATGACGTCCCTCAAGGTGGACAACCTGACCTACCGGACGTCCCCGGACACTCTCCGGAGGGTTTTCGAGAAGTACGGCCGCGTGGGCGACGTCTACATCCCCCGGGACCGCTACACCAAGGAGAGCCGCGGGTTCGCATTCGTCCGTTTCCACGACAAACGCGACGCCGAGGACGCGATGGACGCCATGGACGGGGCCGTGCTGGATGGCCGCGAGCTCCGCGTGCAGATGGCCCGCTACGGCCGCCCCCCGGACTCGCACCACAGCCGCCGCGGCCCTCCGCCCCGCCGCTACGGGAGCAGCGGTTACGGCCGCCGCAGCCGCAG CCCTAGGAGACGCCGCCGCAGCCGATCGAGAAGCAGGAGCCGCTCTCGGTCCCGCAGCCGATCTCGCTACAGCCGCTCCAAGTCCCGCTCTCGCACACGCTCCCGCTCGCGCTCCACCTCGAAGTCCAGATCTGCCAGGAGATCCAAGTCAAAGTCCTCGTCTGTCTCCAGATCTCGGTCCAGGTCGAGATCTCGGTCCAGATCTAGGAGCCCTCCACCAACTTCAAAGAGGGAATCCAACTCCAGATCCAGGTCTAAGAGCCCTCCCAAGTCTCCggaagaggaaggagctgtGTCCTCCTAG
- the METTL23 gene encoding probable methyltransferase-like protein 23, with product MGEPRRAVRRYRFVGDSAGGEERAVLVLRVPEVLDPQYGMYAWPCAVVLAQYVWFHRRTLPGRRVLEIGAGVSLPGIVAAKCGAQVTLSDSEELPQCLEISQQSCLLNHLPHVPVVGITWGRISPELLSLAPIDIILGSDVFFDPKDFEDILTTVYFLLEKNPHAQFWTTYQVRSADWSIEALLYKWKLKSIHIPLHSFSADKEHLASSSLPSRHTIEMMIISLARSDGGHSSFLFRRLGRALRPGSGVGFPL from the exons ATGGGGGAGCCGCGGCGCGCTGTGCGGCGGTACCGCTTCGTGGGGGACTCGGCGGGAGGAGAGGAGCGCGCGGTGCTCGTGCTGCGCGTCCCCGAG GTGCTGGACCCGCAGTATGGCATGTACGCGTGGCCCTGCGCCGTGGTGCTGGCTCAGTACGTGTGGTTTCACAGGAGAACACTGCCCGGCCGCAGAGTGCTGGAG ATCGGTGCAGGTGTGAGCCTACCCGGAATAGTAGCTGCCAAGTGCGGTGCTCAGGTGACACTGTCAGACAGTGAGGAGCTGCCTCAGTGCCTGGAAatctctcagcagagctgcttgctgAACCACCTACCCCACGTACCTGTTGTAGGCATCACCTGGGGTCGCATATCTCCAGAACTGCTCTCTCTTGCTCCCATAGACATAATTTTAGGATCTGATGTCTTCTTTGACCCAAAAG ACTTTGAAGATATTTTAACTACAGTTTACTTCTTACTGGAAAAGAATCCACATGCTCAGTTCTGGACTACTTACCAAGTCCGAAG TGCTGACTGGTCTATCGAAGCTTTGCTCTACAAATGGAAATTGAAGAGCATCCACATTCCATTACATTCGTTCAGTGCAGACAAAGAACACTTGGCCAGCTCTTCTCTACCCAGCAGACATACAATTGAAATGATGATCATCTCACTAGCAAGATCAGATG GAGGACacagctccttcctcttccGGAGACTTGGGAGGGCTCTTAGACCTGGATCTGGAGTTGGATTCCCTCTTTGA